The genome window ctcttgcagattccttacgttcttatgttattctttttaaaagaaaacaaactgaTATTGATGTTGTAGAACCGGATGATAGAGCATATAAAATGGGAACTGATTGATTTCAGTTGAATAGAAGAGTGGTAAAGATTAATATAGATGGCaggatggcgccaatataaacacttgcctttGCCGGAACGGACTGTTGTCGACCACcaagccccaccaagaaagcctctCGGCGCCATAAGcgcaacgataaaaaaaaaataataataataataataataataataataatcctactGACTGGAAACCGTTTTACATGTACTGAATATTTCAAGAAAATTCATTCTAAGCTTCCCATGAAATCAAAGAATATTTAGCAAAGCCAAAAAGGAATTAGCGGTGAGAAGATActgttcattcactttttttcagaACTCTGATTGATTTCGGAAAAACTGAAATATTGGAGAAACCCTGCGACACCAGTGTGACGCCCACCATAAGGAAGTTTGAACTGTACTACAGGGGGAGAGTGTGGTGCCCAGGCTGGACATCAGTTCAGGGGGAGTGTAAGTACCGTTTGTGCAAAATTACGTGATGGATTATTTTAAGCAAGCGAAGAAATTAGTGGCCCATGTTACTCATAAAGAGTTCAGACAAGAAACTGTCCTCTCATATCATTTATATTTTCAGCTCTGACTCGCAGCAGGACCAGGGTGGTGAACAAAGCTGTGGAAGACTTCGCCAGGAAGGCTGTCGCTGCAGGCCTCATGACGCAGGAGGATGCTAACCCTTTGCTGAATGCCTGATCATGGAGCAGGACGTCACACCTCTGGGGCACATGGCTATCCTGACCCGATGTGTCCTTCATCGGCCATCACTCAACCTCTCCCTCAGGCGACATTGTAGAGCAGGACTTTTTAACCTTTTCATACATCTGAACCCTTGTGGTATTGTTAGGTAGTTTGGTAATTCAGCACACCCGACGATTCTGTTAAAAGACTACCTTTACTACATCATCATGACATGAAATAAAGTGGTTTGATAAGttacttcatttatttcttaaaaaaaagtaataaaagtgtCACTTGGATTAAAGCCATAAAACAAAAACTAATGATATATTGTCTGCATGGTCGACAGCGTTGTTCTTTCTGAAGTGACGCCAGAGGTGTAACCCTAACACCTCACTTGGGTGTAGCCTTTTCGTTCCACCCCTAGAAAAGATTTCAGCATCTCTGGGGAGCATCCAGGATTACTAACTCGGTTTTAGGACTTGATCCATTAATTATTGTCATTATACGACCCACTGTCAGCTTCATTCCATCAAAATGTCATGCATGTTCTCATTCGTTTTATCCATATTATCTGGTATATAAATTAATATTGCATAACTCTGGTAACCTTTACATTTGTCAGCGATATCAGAAACAACACCTTAACACCGAGGTCACCCGCAGCTTTAGCATATGCCCCAAATTTAACCTTTACCTTACTGCAATAACCAGCTTTTGTCATCATTTCTTATCGCTAAGTTTACATATGTAAACAGCTAAACCTACGCCACCGCCGATAATATAATCAGACGCTCTAGGTAATTTTTATTTCACATGGGATGGCACAAAGTGGCGTTACTTGCCATATTGCCAATCATGATTTCCAGATGTTTTTAGATGATGATCTACCTGTATCATGAATTGGTGTCCTTGTTTGCTACGTATTTTAAAGGTCTATAATCTTCCAGGGACTCAGCAACGGGAAAACTAAGGAAATGAACGTGAGGGTTTGTGTGGCCCGTTggcggaaggaaagggtagggggcAAAGATAATACTACTTCGTCTGATTGCTCTTATCCTTATTTCACTGCTGCACTCTCCCCAGTGTCTGGCTGTTGCTGAATGGAAACAATTCACCCAAAAGATATTTAAGTATTAAATAGAGAAGTGAAGAAATGACTGTAAGTGTCGCCAAGGCAGTTAAGAGAAATTCCGGGTGAACCGACGCCGTCAAATAGACGCACCTAACATcatcatagccgatccaggactcAAGACGTTTCCTATGGTGGAGGAGGTAGCTTTATAATtttatttcgtaaagaatccttacaacgaaaactaactaaaattatgagtattctttttcttgaacacaacaagTACACCAACATGGGTCGGGTATTCCCTGCCTGCCTCTGACCTGCTCAGGATCTTGTTGcctataaaaaaatagcaaagtgctctctctctctctctctctctctctctctctctctctctctctctctctctctctctctctctctctctctctctctctctctctctcatcacctagGATGGTAACATATTGCACTAACGACTAAGGAGGATGCTTACCTCCAACAGGGAATGACGGGGGTGGAGCACAGTATCACGCCTACGTTAATGCACAATCTGATAATGTCCCATTTAACAGTAGCAACCAGGTCGGTTAATtttggtaactttttttttattaattaagaAGCGCTTTCTAATTTCGAGATGTACGTCACGGGAAATCTCGCGGAATAAGCAGCTGTTTTCATAACAAGGATCTTCCCGGAACGCACCCACGATTGGCAAGAATATAAACAATGTTATTATTGATCATGACTCTGGATATTCAACAGATTTCATCATGGAGGGTTGTCATCATACTTACATTCCTTCAAAAACATACCTACTACTGTACAAAACTTTCCACATCAGAAAGATGGTACATTCATCTACGGATATTCTGGCACCTTGCTTTAACGGTCGCATCCAAACAGGTTGCGGACTGCGGGACACGACACCACTTCTACTTAAGCAGTGCAGCGTCAAGCTCCTCACACAGACAGACCGCGTCAAACCACCAGCATGGCACGCctgtcgctcctcctcctcgtggtggCTGTTGCCGTGTTTACTCCAAACATTCGACAGTGTGAAGCCGGCTGGCTTGACCGTATTATTGGTGTAGCCGTGGAGTAAGTCAGCTTTTAACATACAAGGGCAGAATACCCATCCAGAGATTCCTGATCAATAAACGTAAATATTGATCGAAGTCATTTGTTCAGTGTTTCCTCTTTCAAGGAAattttcttaatattcttttTAATTAGGTTTGACCAAGAAAACCGTATATAAGATAAATCTAAGGGCATTctaatatatacgaaaaaaaactatatatatatatatatatatatatatatatatatatatatatatatatatatatatatatatatatatctgatatatatatatatatatatatatatatatatatatatatatatatatatatatatatatatatatatatatatatatatatatatatatatatatatatatatatatatatatatatatatatatataatattgatTTTAGAACAAACTGGCTAAAAAGGATACTACAAATTGGAGTCTTTACCAGTGCCCGAAGAAATAATTAACGCCACAATATAGTCACGAGGGGCGATAGAGGTCTCTCAATCGTATTGCGATGGCACAGATTTTTTAAACGAAACGTAAAGGAAACTTTATTTGTAAGTAATATTGTAGACCCGTATACTAAAGCATATAAAGTGTGAATTGAATTGTGTAGAAAAGTGGAATATATCAGAGACGAAGAAATTATGTTACTCGTTAGAAACAATTATACATGTAAAGAGAATTTCAAGGAAGTTGAATCTATTTTTTATTATCTAAGAATATTAGGCAACACTAAAAAGAAATTACCGGTGAGAAAACactgttcattctttttttttttcagaactaCGGTTGACTTCGGAACTTACAACATACTTGACAAGCCCTGCAACTACCGCGTGACGCCCCGCATAATTAAGTTTGAAGCGTACTTCGTGGGGCGTGTGTGGTGCCCAGGCTGGACATCAATCCAAGGGGAGTGTAAGTACTGTTCGTGTAAAAATACGTGATTAAACTCTTTTCAGTTCAGTGTTACTCATAATGAGTTCAGACACTAAACTATCCTTTCATATCATTTATAATTTCAGCTCTGACTCGCAGCAGGAGCAGGGTGGTGAACAAAGCTGTGGAAGACTTTGCCAAGAAGGCTGTCGCTGCAGGCCTCATGACACAAGAGGAAGCTAACCCTTTGCTGAATGCTTGATTATGTAATAGTATGCCGAACCTCTGGGGCACATGGCTATACCGCCATCACTCAACCTCTGTCTCAGAGGACATTGTAGAGAAggattttttttaaccttttctagCATGTGAACCCTTTTACTATTGTTAGATATAGACAGCTTCCCTGCACCCCTTCAAGCAAGGTTTTGGTAGTTCAGCAAACCAGATGATTAAAAAAAAGGTATTGATGTTACTTCGTTTATttcataataaaagaaataaaaaatgacacTTGTATTATAAGCCAAACGTAACAGCTAATGATATATTGTCTGCATGGTCCACAATGTTGTTCTTCCTGATGTGACGCCAGAGGTGTAGCCCAAGGCCTTAACCTAACACATCACTTGGGTGTAGCCCTTTCCTACTACCTCTTAGAAAAGATTTCAGCATCTCTGGGGATGCTAGCACCCAGGGTTACAAACTCGGTTCTAGGATTTGGTCCTTTAATTATTGTCAATATACAAACCACAGTCAATTATAATACACCAAATGTATTCGTTTTATCCACCTAATGTTGAATATAAACGATATCAGAAACAACATTAGATATATATCAATTCCAACTGTGTGTCGTGATATCCCAGATGAGAATTTCAACCAATGTAAGGTGAGGGTGGGGACTGGGCACAGCGGACCTACCCACATCATCCCGCCCTTGCaatgcccccccacccccaccccgtgAAACAAGAAAGTCTTCGGTGGACTTCCCGTTGACATTACCCTTTCTTGAGTCGGGGACTATGGTAGTTTTTCTTATGTGCTGCCTATAACGCCAATAGGCTCTCTTTGCGGCCCTGGGCATAGATCCAAGAAGCATTAACGATCTCGTTAACCGAGATACCGATGTAAATATTCGTTAATGAcatccaagaagctaaactatgacGTCATAGCGTGGTTAACTTAACGAGAGCCCCAGCTCCCTCGTAAACGTAACGAAGTTCATCATGATAaacttatttatgattttttagcaTTAGATATAGGTTTTAGAGTACACAGAGCAAATTTAATTATAAATGGATGATCTGTACACACTGCACACGACTAAAATATCAAGCGCTGCCTCGCTGCTGCTTACCTCCACCCCGGCCCGTGCCCCGGCCCCCTCCCCGGTAAAGAGTGTCACTGTCACAAGAAAATCTGGCATCTCTAAGCACCATTGCCAGAtagtcgtactcagaacatcgtatttacctgtttctgatcCTTAACTATTGCCCAGAAGCATTAATAATCAATCATTATGactataacaatatatgaatcTAATTATCGGGGCTCAGGAGAGAGTttttgccaagaaacatcaggatctaactcttttaactataactataaatgagtttcgttattgcagcCCTGAAGACCGTTTTGGGGTAGAAAgttggaaatataagcggctgggTACGACAATCTAACAAAGTTGGCCGCCACAGTTGAGGAATGCAGCCGTATGATTGGCTGAATTTTTTTCAAAgacttgctgtgattggctgtcgagtctgatgacatcatcgtggCGCTTACCCAATCTGTTGGCTTTCTGCAGTAGCGAGGCCCGAGCGATATCGTTCAGTCTCCTCTTTGGATCTGGATTTACCGATGTCGTCCGGGCCAACGCTCAGTAATGATACCGATGTCGGTAAGCAGCATTCTCTTTGGATCCGGGCCCTGGTTTCTGTCCCCATCCCGTCAGTGCCGCAGGATTATTGTTCCGTGTGTTGAACTTTTTGAGAGTCGCACTGGGTATGTGAGGATTGGTGCTCTGCTCTCATTGGGCACTTTCTCTTCTATGGTGCCAGTCTCTGAGTCTTGTAATTTGTGTCTTGATTATCACGatgactgatgatggtgatgatgaagaggagctgTAGAGGAAGCCATTATACCTTCTCATAAAAAGACAAACACTGCTGGTGGAAGTGCGAGGCTGCGCACATCGTGCTCATGAAGGTGCTGATAACAGACGGCCgctcgggaagaggaggaggaggaaggcgaatgTCTCATGAAAGGTCACACCCGTCTGACCATCAAAACCGTATCAAATCGCGTCAGCCTTAAATAAATAAGCAATAAGAGGAAGCTGAATATTTCGGTAACAAACTTTACccatgtttgtttctttttttctgtctcacaAAGGGAATTGTACTGCCTACTAACTGGTGTACGGTAGCAAACAGTATTTATTGACACATGCACATCTGCCCCACAATACAGTTTGGGGTGTTACGCCGGTCTGTCCCAgccatttcctccttctattgACGTTATAATGACTTCCGTTTCCTACtgttttcatcatcaccatcacgcaAAACTCCTATAATAACTTGCATGCTTCAGTAATAGTGCTCTTGGAATTGGTGAGATTGGCTCGTCACATATACATATTAAAAATTTTCCTAGAGTTCAAAGTGTTTTTTCCCTTGGCCTTGGTTTTCCCGGCGTCAA of Eriocheir sinensis breed Jianghai 21 chromosome 27, ASM2467909v1, whole genome shotgun sequence contains these proteins:
- the LOC127004139 gene encoding anti-lipopolysaccharide factor-like, whose product is MARLSLLLLVVAVAVFTPNIRQCEAGWLDRIIGVAVETTVDFGTYNILDKPCNYRVTPRIIKFEAYFVGRVWCPGWTSIQGESLTRSRSRVVNKAVEDFAKKAVAAGLMTQEEANPLLNA